ATTTGCCTTACTCTGCGCAACGGTACTTTCGAGTTCAGCACTATCAAGTATTGCAAGCCTGTCACCCCTTTTTACCTTATACCCTTCATCCACTAAACGCTCCACAACCCTTCCCGAGAGCTTAAACCCCATATTTGATTCTGTCACCTCGACATTTCCTGAGAGGAGAATCACCCCTTCCTCCTTGTTGTGACGGAGGTGGTTTATTATGAAGACAGCTACGCCTATCAAAATTACAATACCGGCTATCACGAGTTTTTTCTTCATTTTGGTATCCCCTTATAACGTGCTGTCATTTGAGCAATCAAGTTTCATTAACAATATTTCCCCAGAAATTCACCGATGTCTCTCAAATCGGTTCCGCATGTGAACAGAATATTTTCAAACCTTGAATATCTCAAAGCAGCCCCTCACCTTATTTTACATATTTATCCATAATTTTAAATACTTTTTTAGTTTATGTCACTTATGGTAAATTATTTTTGTATGAATAGGGTTTTAACCATTCTATCGATACTTATTACCTTTCTTGCAATTTTAGTTTCTCATTCACTGTCTCTCGATGTGTTTGAAAAGAGAAGAAACGAGATGGTGGAGAATGATATCAAGGCAAGAGGGATAAAGGATAAAAGGGTGCTGGATGCGATGCTAAAGGTAAAGAGGCATCTTTTTGTTGATAATGCCCAATGGGATAAGGCATACAATGACCATCCATTACCGATAGGAGAGGGACAGACAATATCCCAGCCGTATGTTGTAGCCCTTATGTCTGAAGCAGTTTCCCTCAAAGGGAATGAGAGGGTCCTTGAAATAGGGACAGGTTCAGGTTATCAGGCTGCTATCCTTGCAGAACTGACAAAAGAGGTATTTACAATAGAAATCAAGAGAGGGTTATTTGAGAAGGCGCAGGAAAGACTCAAAAGGTTAGGCTATAAGAATGTCCAGGTAAAACACGGCGATGGTTATTTTGGCTGGGAGGCCTATGCACCATTCGATGTTATCATGGTTACTGCTTCAGCGAATCATATCCCCCCACCGCTCCTTGCCC
This portion of the Pseudomonadota bacterium genome encodes:
- a CDS encoding protein-L-isoaspartate(D-aspartate) O-methyltransferase, which codes for MNRVLTILSILITFLAILVSHSLSLDVFEKRRNEMVENDIKARGIKDKRVLDAMLKVKRHLFVDNAQWDKAYNDHPLPIGEGQTISQPYVVALMSEAVSLKGNERVLEIGTGSGYQAAILAELTKEVFTIEIKRGLFEKAQERLKRLGYKNVQVKHGDGYFGWEAYAPFDVIMVTASANHIPPPLLAQLKEGGRLIIPLGSTVFYQNLRLVKKEKGKHVIKELGGVAFVPMTGEAQKK